The Salvelinus namaycush isolate Seneca unplaced genomic scaffold, SaNama_1.0 Scaffold3362, whole genome shotgun sequence DNA window AGGATTTGTGAACAGTGGCTTGGAAGGTGAAGATCATCATTGCCTCTGATTGGCTCCTGATAGTTAACGAGGATAAGGAGGACGTCTGTTGACTGACGAGCTATTTCTGTTTGGTGTGACTGAGACTCCTTGTTAACATCAGGAAAAAGTGTACACGCATGTGTGAAGGAAaggtggtgtgtgagtgtgtgtgtgtgtgtgtgtgtgtgtgtgtgtgtgtgtgtgtgtgtgtttgtgtgtgtgtgtgtgtgtgtgtgtgtgtgtgtgtgtgtgtgtgtgtgtgtgtgtgtgtgtgtgtgtgagtgtgtgtgtgttcacacgaTGTGTGTGTTTGGAGGGGGCAAGGGAGCACAttgacagagagggagggtcAGTTGGGTGATGAAGAGGTGGGTGATGAAGATACAGAGTGACAGAAGTGCTTCGCTCGTTCATCGtccagtaacagagagagagagagagctcgagaatacacacacactttgcgTTTTGAACACACACTTCGATCacttcgcacacacacacacacacacacacacacacacacacacacacacacacacacacacacacacacacacacacacacacacacacacacacacacacatacacctctcTGTTCCATCAGTGGTTCTGTAACACCTTAATTGTAAATGAGGCGTGACCGGCCCTTCCCTGCTGGTAGGTAGACACACCCTCACTCCTTTGGATAAGCCTTTAATTAGCcctgttacacacacacgcacacacacacacacacacacacacgcacacacacacacacacacacacacacacacacacacacacacacacacacacacacagacacacacacacacacacacacacacacacacacacacacacacacacacacacacacacacacacacacacacacaccctccccacgGTCCATCCGCTAATCTAACTGGACAGTTCCAAACAGAGTGTGTGTTAGAATGTTAACTAAGTCATAGTGACATCCTGCATCTCTGAGTGTCTGTTATTGTGTTAaagtggaggtgtgtgtgtgtgtgtgtgtgtgtgtgtgtgtgtgtgtgtgtgtgtgtgtgtgtgtgtgtgtgtgtgtgtgtgtgtgtgtgtgtgtgtgtgtgtgtgtgtgtgtgtgtggacccagATATGTTATGGTGTTAACTAATGCGTCTGTGATCATGGATCCTACACACTGCATGTATTCAGATAGGACTGTAAGTGTGATTGTGTGTATTGCTTATAAGCATCTGGTGTGTAACCTACATAAAGTATGACTGCAGAGAATGTTGTACGTGTGAGTTTATAAATGTGTTTAGATCAGGGGTCTTCGACCGTTTCTTGGTCAGGGAGCCCCTCCCAGACCAACCGACtacccagggaccccctcccagcTACCCAGGGAACCCCTCCCAGACTCCCAGCtacccagggaccccctcccagaccAACCGACtacccagggaccccctcccagcTACCCAGGGAACCCCTCCCAGACTCCCAGCTATCTAGGGACGCCCTCCCAGACCAACCAACtacccagggaccccctcccagaccAACCGACtacccagggaccccctcccagacTCCCAGCtacccagggaccccctcccagaccAACCGACtacccagggaccccctcccagaccAACCGGCTACCCAGGGACCCCCTCTCAGACCAACCGGCtacccagggaccccctcccagaccAACCAGCtacccagggaccccctcccagaccAACCAGCcacccagggaccccctcccagaccAACCTGCTACCCAGGGACCGCCTCCCAGGCAAACAGACTATCTagggaccccctcccagaccAACTGACTACCCAGGGACCCTCTCCCAGGCCAACCAGCTACCCAGGGAGCCCCTCCCAGACCAACCAGCtacccagggaccccctcccaggccAACCGGCtacccagggaccccctcccaggccAACCAGCtacccagggaccccctcccaggccAACCAGCtacccagggaccccctcccagaccAACCAGCTACCCAGAGAGTGTGTTCTtggggggtggggaatggaattaattgtatttttcattttttattgatttattttcttcttggggggggactgtgggaggggtcttgaatggttgagggacagctattggagaactgtggggggatcttggagggtttgcGGTCATGTTTTTTGTCCTGGTGGTAGATCTGTCAAcgtgcccctgagcaaggcattgaccctggatgcttctgtgtgtcgctctgaatgagagtctgttggatgactgttATGGTGTAGTTGCTGAGCGGCTTCACtacaagtatattgtatgtttcggatatgaaaaaaaaatattaaaaaaattacaaatataaagtcgctaagagcagctgtttagctggttaaacaaagtggataagagcagctgtttagctggttaaacaaagtcgctaagagcagctgtttagctggttaaacaaagtggataagagcagctgtttagctggttaaacaaagtcgctaagagcagctgtttaacCGGTTAAACAAAGtcgctaag harbors:
- the LOC120040209 gene encoding basic salivary proline-rich protein 3-like translates to MCLDQGSSTVSWSGSPSQTNRLPRDPLPATQGTPPRLPATQGPPPRPTDYPGTPSQLPREPLPDSQLSRDALPDQPTTQGPPPRPTDYPGTPSQTPSYPGTPSQTNRLPRDPLPDQPATQGPPLRPTGYPGTPSQTNQLPRDPLPDQPATQGPPPRPTCYPGTASQANRLSRDPLPDQLTTQGPSPRPTSYPGSPSQTNQLPRDPLPGQPATQGPPPRPTSYPGTPSQANQLPRDPLPDQPATQR